One Equus asinus isolate D_3611 breed Donkey chromosome 19, EquAss-T2T_v2, whole genome shotgun sequence genomic region harbors:
- the LOC106840558 gene encoding tubulin alpha-4A chain — translation MRECISVHVGQAGVQMGNACWELYCLEHGIQPDGQMPSDKTIGGGDDSFTTFFCETGAGKHVPRAVFVDLEPTVIDEIRNGPYRQLFHPEQLITGKEDAANNYARGHYTIGKEIIDPVLDRIRKLSDQCTGLQGFLVFHSFGGGTGSGFTSLLMERLSVDYGKKSKLEFSIYPAPQVSTAVVEPYNSILTTHTTLEHSDCAFMVDNEAIYDICRRNLDIERPTYTNLNRLISQIVSSITASLRFDGALNVDLTEFQTNLVPYPRIHFPLATYAPVISAEKAYHEQLSVAEITNACFEPTNQMVKCDPRHGKYMACCLLYRGDVVPKDVNAAIAAIKTKRSIQFVDWCPTGFKVGINYQPPTVVPGGDLAKVQRAVCMLSNTTAIAEAWARLDHKFDLMYAKRAFVHWYVGEGMEEGEFSEAREDMAALEKDYEEVGIDSYEDEDEGEE, via the exons ATG CGTGAATGCATCTCAGTCCATGTGGGGCAGGCAGGTGTCCAGATGGGCAATGCCTGCTGGGAGCTCTACTGTCTGGAACATGGGATTCAGCCTGATGGGCAGATGCCCAGTGACAAGACCATTGGAGGAGGGGACGACTCCTTCACCACCTTCTTCTGTGAAACCGGTGCCGGAAAGCATGTGCCCAGGGCAGTGTTTGTGGATTTGGAGCCCACTGTAATTG ATGAGATCCGAAATGGCCCATACCGGCAGCTCTTCCACCCAGAGCAGCTCATCACTGGAAAAGAGGATGCCGCTAACAACTATGCCCGTGGTCACTATACTATTGGCAAAGAGATCATTGACCCCGTGCTGGACCGGATCCGCAAGCTG tCTGACCAGTGCACAGGTCTTCAGGGCTTCCTGGTGTTCCACAGCTTTGGAGGGGGCACTGGCTCTGGCTTCACCTCCCTCCTCATGGAGCGGCTCTCTGTCGACTATGGCAAGAAATCCAAGCTGGAATTCTCTATCTACCCAGCTCCCCAGGTGTCCACGGCTGTGGTCGAGCCCTACAACTCCATCCTGACCACCCACACCACCCTGGAGCACTCAGACTGTGCCTTCATGGTGGACAATGAAGCCATCTATGACATCTGCCGTCGCAACCTGGACATCGAGCGCCCGACCTACACCAACCTCAACCGCCTCATCAGCCAAATTGTCTCCTCCATCACAGCTTCCCTGCGCTTTGACGGGGCCCTCAACGTGGACCTGACAGAGTTCCAGACCAACCTGGTGCCCTACCCTCGCATCCACTTCCCCCTGGCCACCTATGCGCCAGTCATCTCTGCAGAGAAGGCCTACCACGAGCAGCTGTCAGTGGCAGAGATCACCAATGCCTGCTTCGAGCCTACCAACCAGATGGTGAAGTGTGATCCCCGTCATGGCAAGTACATGGCCTGCTGCCTGCTGTACCGTGGAGACGTGGTACCCAAAGATGTCAATGCCGCCATCGCTGCCATCAAGACCAAGCGCAGTATTCAGTTCGTGGACTGGTGCCCCACGGGCTTCAAGGTTGGTATCAACTACCAGCCACCCACTGTGGTGCCCGGGGGTGACCTGGCCAAGGTGCAGCGTGCCGTGTGCATGCTGAGCAACACAACTGCCATCGCCGAGGCCTGGGCCCGCCTGGACCACAAGTTCGACCTGATGTATGCCAAGAGGGCGTTTGTGCACTGGTACGTGGGTGAGGGCATGGAGGAGGGTGAGTTCTCCGAGGCCCGGGAGGATATGGCTGCTCTGGAGAAGGATTACGAGGAGGTGGGCATCGACTCCTATGAGGACGAGGATGAGGGAGAAGAATAG